GGTGGTTGACGATAGAGAAATTGCATCATCCTCGTCCTTGTGCTGCAGAAAGCCCTTACCTTTCGATCTGAATTTTCCACCGTTGGATGAGGTTGACTTTGTTATCGATAATCTCCATTGTACTGATCTACGcctttgatgatgatgataaagaAATTTTTTCAAAGATTAGGTTAAGATAAACTCGTCTTGAATGTATACGATTATGCACGTATGATGCTTTTCTCCATACTTCCTTTTTTCTGAAAACGCGTGCTTTGCATTAAACAAATAGTAACATCTCATGCCTTCACAAAACCATCTGAATTCAGCTCGAACCGGAATTGAAATCGGATTGGACAAGTATCGTTCCAGCTGGGTCCAATCCCTAATAAGTTATGGTCTGATTTGAAGGTAATTCCGGtttgtttttgaattttaattttggtttGAAAATCGTTTCGTTCGCGCTCTTTAATTTTAccatttatttttcttagaaaaaataaaaataaaatttcttccGGAACGAGAATCATGGAAATTAGCGGATCTGCAGCATCGATGAAAAAGAGCCCAAATACGCCGATTACGGTTTACGGAGAAGGCCATGGGGAAAATTCGCGGTTTGATAAGGGAGACCCTTGGAAAGAGACGAGGGTGTGACTCAGCTCAGCACTCTTCTCTTCGATTCTGTTGAGGACGTCGCTCGCGCATACAACGTCGCCGCCCAGTCCCTCCGCGGATCTAAGGCCAAAAATCAATTTTCCATCCCCGCCTTCGATTTCTGCTCCTTCACTTACCAATGTTCCCCTAACTCGTTCATGGATCAAGGGATATGCAGAACAAAATGGGCGTGAAGAAGCATCACGTACATGCGCAAAGACTCACATTTAGCATCTTGCTGTGGGATCATTCAGCGGTCCCGTGTCACCATCCAGCAGCCGAAAGCAACAAAATCAATGGTTCTGTTGGATCAGGTTGACTTTGGGATGATCTTCATTGTATTGCTCTATGTCGTGAAAGGTTACAATCAAACTTTCAAGACTCTGAAATGATGTAAAAAAGGATTTTCCCCTCGATTGTTTCTTATTATCATGCGAATTAAAATgggtaaaaaaaaaggaaaaaaaaacggAGTGAGAATTTGAGATTTCTGCAAGGTGAAATGCTCTTAATCCAATGTATGgaaatgtatataaaaaaaaatgaatggcTTATGTTTGATTTTATGGTTATATGGTCACTGTTAAttggaatttaaaaaaaaaaaaatcaatgttGTTAATATTTGATGAGAAGAGATGAGATATGGGTGGGAATGTCTATTGTGAGAAAGCAACGAGTTGTGGGTAATAATAATGCGTTGTTGGTTCTCTCCgatcaatcattttcagctgtGTTGGCCATATGCGAAGAGGATGTCACTGGCGGACGGACCAGCCAATGGAAAAGCATATTCGGCCTGAAATGAGAATAGATTTGGTGAGGTCCGTGAAGGGATTTTGGCATGGCGACTTCAGGACAAAGCCCCTTTATTAATTCCAACATACTGTACCTCTATCTTCCACTCTTAAACTGGGAATGGATCTATCTCTGCTAAGTAAATGTGATGTCCTTTTGTCAGCATATGCAGCTTTACACCATGTaagtttattttcttattttcacaTCAAATAAGTTCTTAATTTCATCTCAAAATCAATAACAAGAAATTCTggatttatttagttttattttttgatcaaataaagaaaaaaaattattaaatatatttattaaaaatattaatgattaatttaaaagtATATTTGCTAAAATAAACTAGAGAAAAAAGCTCAGAAAGCGAAAGGCATGCGGGGATAGCTCAGTTGGGAGAGCGTCAGACTGAAGATCTGAAGGTCGCGTGTTCGATCCACGCTCACCGCATTTTTGCAAGTCTCAAGTAGCTCGTAAAATACCCATTCACTCGACGTTTACCTCTTTGCCTATAAAGGAAACTATTACAACTTTGTTTCCTTAccgaaaataataaaatttattaatgatttatatataacaattttaataaaaattacaatattaaaaaatatttttttttaaaaagtattttttttaaataattttttattaaaaaatatttttctttaattaaattttttaaaatattaaaaaatataaaaaatatttttcataaaataaatagagcTTAATTATCggtaacttttattttttgcatATGGGCTTGTTAGCTAGTGTAATGACAGTTAACTTTTGTGAGTTTTTCTTGAActtacaaattatttatttatttttacatttacTGTAACTTTTCCAGATAAAatggaaggaaaaaaaaaaaaagaaattgcatGACCTAATTAAGATCTAGTTAATTCAGGTTGAATTGTAAAATAGTGAGTTTCAtctcataataaataaattatcatgataaaaaataaaatcacacatgataatttatttttgcatgcccataatatatttatcaattaacatatataattaaatatcaatTTTCAATCATTCTTTTATGTTCTTAAATACTAACACTTTACTTTAgattgtaaataaaaattaaaggtctgagataaataattatattaatcggatttaataaattcataattaaatgtaaaaaaataaaggcaaaaacaaattaagaaaatataataatttaaaattaaaaaataatttagctcTATGGTTAAGAAAGGACATTTTGTATTTCTTAAGAAAATGGATTTACCACAGTGAAGAAGGTCCAATCATCtgttgaattttatatatataggaTGTTATTATCTGaatctaataaaatttatatatttatattcaaatttatttattttaaataaaattattaacaaaaatatattttatataattattattaaaaatatataaaattaaataccttcaaatattatttcaaataataataattagatatGAAgtaagtttgaataatttactataaaattttaattaaatttaaatcgaattatTTTCGtaaatattttatctatttaCCTCCCTAAAGACTTGCGAAGACCTGCTGGACCGCTGTAGTTATCAGATGACCAGTGACCCGTTGGACTTGGACTTGGACTTGGACTTGGACTTGGGTGTTCTCAATTTCAATAGTCTAGATGGCTTGGATTTGGATGATTCGGACTTGGATAACTTAGGCTCCGATAATTCCAGTTTAGTCCTTTTTGTTCGGCACTAAGTCAGAACTCGTCAATAAGACCCTAAAATACCAAGCTAATTGGTCATGAAGTGGAACTTTGCCGGTACAGTGTTTCAGCCAAAATTGCTATTCATTTGGTTAttgaaaatttacaaaaaattcAGTTTCCTTgcttttttaaattgatttttcttcTAAAAAGGTGGCAAATTAAGGTTTTTTGGGATTTTTGGAAAATCTAAGAGaatttttttctcaacaagCTAAAGCATGCATTATATTTAAACGcaattaaaatttcttaaatgacggccaaaaaattgtttttttttttttttttaaaggacgTCACCTTGagtatttcaaattttaagatACAGTGAACAGTAACAAGTGAAAACGACAGCGTTTTCCTACAAATCCCAGACCCTTTCGTTGGCCGAAAGGACTCTCTTCCCCCCATCCCCCAAAAcgcgagaaaaggaagaaagagtTCTTCTCTAGATTTTGCTTGttcataatttaaaagaaaaaacaaatcgACTTAGGATAACGGAACTTCGGAATCGTATAATCGAAAACCAAAAAGTTTGCTTGACTGATAATTTGTGATCATGGAAATATCTTCGGGACCAATCGGTTCTTGCTCCAAGGAGAACCAGAAGACCTACCTTGAGTGGTTTAACTTCGCTGATTCAGGTTCATTCTCCTCCTACACCTCTATCTATGATTTTTTTGGTAAACAATTGCTGATTAGTACTGTAATTTGAgctctgcttttttttttttttttttcttttcttcagaTGGTGATGGTCGGATCACCGGTAGTGATGCTATAAAGTTCTTTGGAATGTCTAATTTATCTCGACAGGATCTCAAGCAGGTTTATTTTTCTGCATCTTTGTTCAATTCAGTATTGAGGTCTTCTTGTTTTATATTAGTACGTTTAACTAAAGATTCACTCTTCTCCTTTCCCCATTTCATAATAGGTGTGGGCGATTTCAGATTCTAAGCGACAGGGATATCTTGGCTTCAATGAGTTCATCGGTGCTATGCAGGTTCCATTTAGTACCTTTTTTCCGCCCTTTTTTTGGGAATCAATTGTTATTTACTGATCCGTTGTTCCTTTGAATTGTAGTTAGTTTCCCTGGCACAAGCTGGACATGAAATCACAAGTGATCTCTTAAAAAGCGATGGTATGTTATATAGGTTTTATTATGCTCACTGATTCCATGCTTGATgttgttttattaattttttcagttttagCACTTTGAAGAATTTATTTTGTGTGATGTTAAGTTCATATTTTACTATATTGCAGTTGACTTTGAAAATCTGAAGCCTCCATCCATGGAAGGTCTGGATGCCCTGATTGCTGTAAGTGTTTTGCTAATATTTTTGTTTTACTAAAATTGACTTGCagtctattttttaattattaaatctaaTTCATGGCAGAAGAAAAAGCGCACTTCAAAATCAAGTGACCCTGATATAAATGGTAAAGAACTcctcttattatttattataacgGTGGTTTTTTGTAATCGTTTAAACAATGCTTGTCAATAATGCAGTTAGTCCTCCAGTGGAAACATCGCCTTCAGTCAGTTGGTTTTCCTCAAAATCATCGAAAAAGGTTCACCTTGTACATTGAAAGTTGGTGCTTAGATTCTAAAAAAGTAGATTTTTTTCCCTCCTTTGTAGTTCATAATGCAAGGAACCTCCTTTTCCCCCTCGAATGCATATTAAGCATATATTCAAATTGTTGCATATatgatcaataaaaataaaaagaatttcgAGATCCATTTCTGTGTATTTGCTACCAAGTTAATCTTGTCCAGTCAGAGGACAAATTTTTACAGAGTCATTAACCCATGGCCTGATGGTACTAAGTTCCTCATACATGCAAAAACCTTGTGTTGCAttgttttattttgctttcaagttaatttttttttttaggtttCTACTCACACCTCTTACTTTTTTTGTGCTCAAAATTTATGGTAATTTCTTAGGTACCTCTATCCTCCGTTACATCCATCTTTGATGGGTTAAAGAGATTGTATATTCAGAAGCTCAAGCCGTTAGAAGTTACTTATCGTTTTAATGATTTTGTATCTCCACTGTTGGTAAGTGGGCAATAGTTTTTGCTTCTGATGTTTACCAAGATAATTTGTCCAACTAGTTTTTGATTTAGTTTCACATTTCAGGATTTGTGTAAAGTTTGTTCAATAGTATTATTCATGCTTTAGTATAGATTCCACAACATAGTAGAATGTGAGCTTATAGGTATCTGGGCACTTGTCCTCTGCAGACAAACAGTGATTTTGATGCCAAACCAATGGTCATGCTGTTGGGCCAATATTCCACAGGAAAAACAACATTCATCAAACATTTACTTAAGAGTGGTTATCCTGgtgagctctctctctctctctctctctctcttctctctctctctctcccccacAAAATAAGTGAGAGTTATATTCCATTTCCTGTCACTAATTTGTTTTTGTCTTTCTGATGCTGGTACAGGAGCTCATATTGGACCTGAGCCAACAACTGACAGATTTGTTGTTGTTATGGTATTTAGAAAATCCAGTTACACTTAAACTCTACTGATGTATCAGACTTGAGCCAACTAGTTGCACTAGGACAATTATTGCATATTGCTTTGCTATCCATTTTTAATAATCTACTTAGTATCTCATTACTGTTCTTGTAATATTTTAGCAATAGTGTTTACATGCTAGTGGTGCTTTGTACAGTCTGGTACTGATGAAAGGAGTATACCCGGCAACACAGTGGCAGTCCAAGCAGATATGCCCTTTAATGGACTGACAACTTTTGGAACtgcatttttatcaaaatttgaaTGTTCTCAAATGCCTCATCCTGTGAGTCTTGGTTTCTACAATCAGTAAAGATATTCTTGATGTTATCTGAAGCATTTGCATATATCTATATCAATGTGTGTCTTTGTGCCTGAAGTTGCTGGAGCATATTACATTTGTGGACACGCCTGGAGTTTTATCAGGGGAAAAACAACGAACACAACGAGCTTATGATTTTACTGGTGTAACTTCATGGTTTGCTGCAAAGTGTGACCTCATTCTGCTTCTGTTTGATCCTCACAAACTTGATATCAGTGATGAGTTCAAGCGTGTCATTTCATCTTTGCGTGGTCATGATGATAAGATTAGGGTGGTTCTGAACAAGGCAGACCAAGTTGATACTCAACAAGTAAGAACTCGTTCAACATTTTGCTTTTGATTCTCTGATTTTAAAACAGCACTCTCGTTGGCATCTATTTGTGTATGGATTTTTCTCTCATATTGTTGGTGAAGCATTCTAATACCTTTTTTTGTCCTCTCGCTGCAGCTAATGAGAGTTTATGGTGCATTAATGTGGTCACTAGGGAAAGTTCTAAACACTCCTGAAGTCATGCGTGTTTATATTGGGTAAGTTTCTATTGATAAATTTGTTCAATAGCATAACTGGGGAGATCCCTTTCAAGCATATTAATAGTGTATCAATGGAATATGATTTCATTAGGTTTTTAAGGTTTCTTGGATTGGTAAAAACAAATTCCCCAAATGGTAGTTTGTGATTCTGAACTTTTTGCTCTAATGTTTATGCAACAATAGCATGAAAAAGAGGTAGGATGTTATTTGTGTCTTTTTGCATGTTGATTGTCATAGAAAATTAATTTCTCATTGCTTGGCAGCTCATTCAATGATAAACCTGTAAATGAAGCTGCTGTTGGTCCAATTGGGAAAGAACTTTTTGAGAAAGAACAGGATGACCTTCTGTTAGATCTAAAAGATATACCAAAGAAGGCTTGTGATCGTCGGGTGTGTTGCTTTTCCCTCTTTCTGCTAGAAGTTAATGTTTTTCATCAATGTTTATAAGTTTGAGAATCACAAGTATGTACACACAATATATCATGTGTGCACTATGTACTAGGATGAACCGTTGGTTGTGCAATGAAGCTTAATTTGCATGATGTTCTCCAAATTTTTAAACTTGGTGAACTGATATCCCCCAAAGTAATTTTTCTAGGAAATAAAACTTTGTTATTGGACTCGgctattggttaaaactctgaTTACTTTATATTCTTACAGATCAATGAATTTGTGAAACGAGCTAGAGCTGCTAAGATACATGCTTACATTATTAGTCATCTGAAAAAGGAGATGCCTGCAATGATGGGTAAAGCAAAGGCTCAACAGAGACTTGTAGATAATTTGGTAGATGAGTTTCGAAAGGTTTTgcctctgtctctctctctctctgtctctccaAAGCATGTATATGGACATGCCTGACATTTGTCTTGCTTTAAATATATTTGTGGTACTTTCCTTATTCTTGTTTCTTTAGGTTCAAAGGGAGTTCCACTTGCCTCCAGGTGATTTCCCAAATGTTGAGCACTTCAGAGAGGTTTTGACCGGTTACAGCATCGACAAGTTTGAAAAGTTGAAGCCTAAAATGATACAAGCTGTAGATGACATGCTTGGTTATGACATTCCAGAGCTCTTGAAGAACTTCAGAAATCCCTACGACTAAGAAACCATATATTAGCAATGTATAGGGTATGTAATCTAGATCAAGACTATATAGACTTCAAATCATTTACATATTGTAGGATCATTGGACAAATCGATTTTGGGTCATCAGAGGGCTTGAGCCTTGAATCCATTGAGTTATCCAGAAAATATATAACCAATTCATAATATTTGATTTGAATGGATTGAATTATTCAGAGAATATGTAGTCAATTTATAATGTTTGATTTATTCAGGCTTCTAGTTTATCTTTTCTGTTGGAGGAGCGAAGGGTACGATGGCCCtttattgttttttcttttgagaAAATGGGAATGATGATCGATGATGAATGAGGGTGAGTGTCCTGTTTGTAGTAATTATCtgttaattgtaatttttttttttcaaataatggTAGAATCTTGTAAAGCTGATATGGCTTGTTCATGACTAGCAAACGCGAGTTGTCAGCTCTAATATATGTGTTCTCTTTTCCTTAATTACCTTCTCCAATAAACCTATAAATTGAATTTCACCCTCATCAACCGACTCCCTCTAGGAGCTTTGCCgagactaattagtaaaaaGGCCTAGATCCGGAGTGATCTTAAATCAATCATGTTTAGAGAAAATTTCAATATCGTACTTGtttagaagaaaaataaaattgcaTTTTCATTATGATTTTATAGAGTAACAATTACTTGAACATGCTTGTATTGACACAAACATCTTAAGGTCAATAGATCAGATTTTACTACAATTACTTGAAATGTATCTGAATAACATTCTTTTTCAATTGGATATAACATCTACTCTTTCTCAAATTCGCCAATTAgtta
The genomic region above belongs to Manihot esculenta cultivar AM560-2 chromosome 3, M.esculenta_v8, whole genome shotgun sequence and contains:
- the LOC110611841 gene encoding EH domain-containing protein 1 isoform X1 — translated: MEISSGPIGSCSKENQKTYLEWFNFADSDGDGRITGSDAIKFFGMSNLSRQDLKQVWAISDSKRQGYLGFNEFIGAMQLVSLAQAGHEITSDLLKSDVDFENLKPPSMEGLDALIAKKKRTSKSSDPDINVSPPVETSPSVSWFSSKSSKKVPLSSVTSIFDGLKRLYIQKLKPLEVTYRFNDFVSPLLTNSDFDAKPMVMLLGQYSTGKTTFIKHLLKSGYPGAHIGPEPTTDRFVVVMSGTDERSIPGNTVAVQADMPFNGLTTFGTAFLSKFECSQMPHPLLEHITFVDTPGVLSGEKQRTQRAYDFTGVTSWFAAKCDLILLLFDPHKLDISDEFKRVISSLRGHDDKIRVVLNKADQVDTQQLMRVYGALMWSLGKVLNTPEVMRVYIGSFNDKPVNEAAVGPIGKELFEKEQDDLLLDLKDIPKKACDRRINEFVKRARAAKIHAYIISHLKKEMPAMMGKAKAQQRLVDNLVDEFRKVQREFHLPPGDFPNVEHFREVLTGYSIDKFEKLKPKMIQAVDDMLGYDIPELLKNFRNPYD
- the LOC110611841 gene encoding EH domain-containing protein 1 isoform X2, whose translation is MEISSGPIGSCSKENQKTYLEWFNFADSDGDGRITGSDAIKFFGMSNLSRQDLKQVWAISDSKRQGYLGFNEFIGAMQLVSLAQAGHEITSDLLKSDVDFENLKPPSMEGLDALIAKKRTSKSSDPDINVSPPVETSPSVSWFSSKSSKKVPLSSVTSIFDGLKRLYIQKLKPLEVTYRFNDFVSPLLTNSDFDAKPMVMLLGQYSTGKTTFIKHLLKSGYPGAHIGPEPTTDRFVVVMSGTDERSIPGNTVAVQADMPFNGLTTFGTAFLSKFECSQMPHPLLEHITFVDTPGVLSGEKQRTQRAYDFTGVTSWFAAKCDLILLLFDPHKLDISDEFKRVISSLRGHDDKIRVVLNKADQVDTQQLMRVYGALMWSLGKVLNTPEVMRVYIGSFNDKPVNEAAVGPIGKELFEKEQDDLLLDLKDIPKKACDRRINEFVKRARAAKIHAYIISHLKKEMPAMMGKAKAQQRLVDNLVDEFRKVQREFHLPPGDFPNVEHFREVLTGYSIDKFEKLKPKMIQAVDDMLGYDIPELLKNFRNPYD